From Demequina lutea, a single genomic window includes:
- a CDS encoding YgaP-like transmembrane domain has translation MGFVAFMSSMAGRVTRAVAGVALVVVGAVLGGGWLVLALVGLVFIAVGVFDVCLLAPLFKQPFSGKAVRAKLK, from the coding sequence ATGGGATTCGTAGCATTCATGAGTTCAATGGCCGGAAGGGTCACCCGCGCGGTTGCCGGTGTGGCACTCGTCGTGGTTGGCGCGGTGCTTGGCGGGGGCTGGCTCGTGCTCGCCCTCGTGGGCCTGGTCTTCATCGCGGTGGGCGTCTTTGACGTGTGCCTCCTGGCCCCGCTGTTCAAGCAGCCGTTCTCCGGCAAGGCAGTGCGCGCCAAGCTCAAGTAG
- a CDS encoding MFS transporter: MTGLTPARKRLAMLALALGGFGIGCTEYVAMGLLPEIARDLLPDLHATNPDAAIARAGWLITAYAIGVVVGAPTIAAASARFPRKGLLATLTVAFTVGSVASALAPTFGTVLAARFLAGLPHGAYFGVAALVAAKLLGPARRGLAVSLVLVGLTMASVVGVPSITFLGQHVGWRWAYVVVAVVFALTTAFILAVIPKEPGDPHATVRRELRAFKRPAVWFALLTGALGFGGFFAVYSYVAPLSTEVTGTSSGFVPIVLVVLGVGTTVGILAGGRLADRGAVRAIFILFGAFSVSLLFLALTAHTVVGLLVGVFAVGASAQAIAPAIQTRLMDVAGESQTIAAAVNHSALNIGNSLGAALGGVVIAAGFGFVAPTWVGLALCVPGVAFALAGWSVTRHRTSPGAVDAKADASV; encoded by the coding sequence ATGACCGGGCTCACCCCCGCACGCAAGCGACTGGCCATGTTGGCTCTGGCTCTCGGCGGCTTTGGTATCGGGTGTACCGAGTATGTCGCGATGGGCCTGTTGCCGGAGATTGCTCGCGACCTGCTTCCAGACCTCCACGCGACCAACCCGGATGCTGCCATTGCGCGCGCGGGCTGGCTCATCACGGCCTACGCCATCGGGGTGGTTGTGGGCGCCCCCACGATCGCCGCGGCCTCGGCACGCTTCCCTCGCAAGGGACTGCTGGCGACCCTGACGGTGGCTTTCACAGTCGGATCCGTCGCATCGGCGCTGGCACCGACTTTCGGGACCGTGTTGGCCGCCAGATTTCTCGCGGGGCTTCCCCACGGTGCGTACTTTGGCGTGGCCGCTCTGGTGGCCGCCAAGTTGTTGGGCCCCGCCCGCAGGGGACTCGCGGTCTCGCTCGTGTTGGTGGGTTTGACCATGGCGTCCGTGGTCGGCGTGCCTTCGATCACGTTCCTTGGCCAGCACGTTGGCTGGAGGTGGGCCTATGTGGTCGTTGCCGTCGTGTTCGCCCTCACGACGGCGTTCATTCTTGCGGTGATTCCCAAAGAACCGGGGGATCCGCACGCGACGGTGAGGCGCGAGCTCAGGGCGTTCAAGCGTCCGGCGGTGTGGTTCGCTCTGCTCACTGGGGCGCTCGGCTTCGGAGGCTTCTTCGCCGTGTACAGCTACGTGGCGCCGCTGTCGACCGAGGTCACTGGGACGTCGTCGGGGTTCGTCCCCATCGTTCTCGTGGTGTTGGGCGTGGGCACCACGGTCGGCATTCTCGCAGGCGGGCGGTTGGCAGACAGAGGCGCGGTCCGGGCCATCTTCATCCTGTTCGGGGCGTTCTCGGTGTCACTGTTGTTCCTTGCGCTGACTGCTCACACGGTCGTCGGCCTGCTCGTGGGGGTCTTTGCGGTGGGCGCTTCCGCGCAGGCCATCGCACCCGCGATTCAGACACGCCTCATGGACGTTGCTGGCGAGAGTCAGACGATTGCAGCCGCCGTCAATCACTCGGCACTCAACATCGGGAACTCACTCGGGGCCGCGCTCGGCGGGGTCGTCATCGCTGCGGGCTTTGGCTTCGTCGCGCCCACGTGGGTGGGCTTGGCGCTCTGCGTTCCCGGGGTGGCCTTTGCGCTTGCCGGGTGGTCGGTCACCCGTCACCGCACGAGCCCCGGCGCGGTCGATGCCAAAGCGGACGCGTCGGTGTAG
- the der gene encoding ribosome biogenesis GTPase Der, whose protein sequence is MSDDNDDFELELPSASDPEESLDAIREAALRAGLAEYELNEDDLAALADDVVEQREALPIMAIVGRPNVGKSTLVNRIIGKRLAVVEDTPGVTRDRVTYTAEWAGTDFILMDTGGWEHNVTGIDLSVAQGAEVAMEMADAIMFVVDATVGATATDEKVMKLLRRTKKPVILVANKVDGPQGELEAAALWNLGLGEPYPVSALHGRGIGDLLDVAVAALPKELPLVDDEGAMRRVALVGRPNVGKSSLLNRLAGSQRAVVNEIAGTTRDPVDEIVEVDGELYTFIDTAGIRRRVHLTKGADYYASLRTSAAIHRAELALVLLDGATPLSDQDLRILSEVVDAGRAIVMVVNKWDLVGEDERFLFERSIEKDLSHLTWAPRINLSALTGWHSNRLKRAMDVSLGNWDRRIATGKLNTFLGELVAEHPHPVRGGKQPKILFATQAATRPPKFVLFTSGFLDPQYRRFIERRLRESFEFTGTPIHISVRVREKRKRK, encoded by the coding sequence ATGAGTGACGATAACGACGACTTCGAACTTGAGCTACCTTCCGCATCGGACCCCGAAGAGAGCCTTGACGCGATCCGCGAGGCCGCATTGCGCGCGGGACTCGCAGAGTACGAACTCAACGAGGACGACCTCGCGGCGCTTGCCGACGACGTGGTCGAGCAACGCGAGGCCCTGCCGATCATGGCGATTGTTGGGCGGCCGAACGTCGGCAAGTCAACTCTCGTCAACCGCATTATTGGCAAGCGGCTCGCCGTGGTCGAGGACACCCCTGGGGTGACTCGGGACCGCGTGACGTACACGGCCGAGTGGGCCGGAACCGACTTCATCCTTATGGACACGGGCGGCTGGGAACACAACGTCACCGGAATCGATCTGTCGGTCGCCCAGGGAGCCGAGGTCGCGATGGAGATGGCCGACGCCATCATGTTCGTGGTGGACGCGACCGTGGGTGCCACCGCCACCGACGAGAAGGTCATGAAGCTTCTTCGTCGCACCAAGAAGCCCGTCATCCTGGTTGCCAATAAGGTCGACGGCCCGCAGGGCGAGCTCGAAGCGGCCGCGCTGTGGAACTTGGGGCTGGGGGAGCCTTACCCGGTCTCCGCGCTGCACGGCCGCGGCATCGGCGACTTGCTCGATGTGGCCGTCGCCGCGCTGCCGAAGGAATTGCCGCTGGTCGACGACGAGGGTGCGATGCGTCGCGTCGCTCTCGTGGGCCGCCCCAACGTGGGCAAGTCGTCGCTTCTCAACAGGCTCGCTGGTTCGCAGCGCGCCGTGGTCAACGAGATCGCGGGCACCACTCGCGACCCGGTTGACGAGATTGTCGAGGTCGATGGCGAGCTGTATACGTTCATCGACACCGCCGGTATCCGCAGGCGAGTGCACCTGACGAAGGGCGCCGACTACTACGCGTCGCTGCGCACATCGGCAGCCATTCACCGCGCCGAGCTTGCGCTCGTGCTCCTTGACGGCGCGACGCCCTTGTCCGACCAGGACTTGCGAATTCTGTCCGAGGTGGTCGACGCCGGCCGCGCCATCGTCATGGTCGTCAACAAGTGGGACCTGGTGGGCGAAGATGAGCGATTCCTATTTGAACGCTCGATCGAAAAGGACCTCAGCCACCTCACGTGGGCTCCGCGCATCAACTTGTCCGCGCTCACGGGCTGGCACTCCAACCGCCTTAAGCGCGCGATGGATGTGTCGCTCGGCAACTGGGATAGGCGCATCGCGACGGGCAAGCTCAACACGTTCCTCGGTGAGCTCGTGGCCGAGCACCCGCACCCCGTGCGTGGAGGCAAGCAGCCCAAGATCTTGTTCGCGACTCAGGCCGCGACGAGGCCGCCCAAGTTCGTGCTGTTCACGTCCGGATTCCTGGACCCCCAATACCGACGCTTCATCGAGAGACGCCTGCGCGAGTCGTTCGAGTTCACGGGCACGCCCATCCACATCTCGGTGCGCGTGCGCGAGAAGCGGAAGCGCAAGTAA
- the cmk gene encoding (d)CMP kinase, producing MSIVIAIDGPAGTGKSTVARAVAAKLGLEYFDTGATYRVAALHCLREGINLNNTDDVAAMVSTMNVEMRLDPANPVVVLDDEDVSRLLHTDTISLIVSDVATNLAARAVLGDMQRRVIAASRKGAGIVAEGRDITSVIAPEAEVRVLLTADDEVRVARRAGDGADPVTVREAVLGRDRKDATVVEFHTAADGVVQIDTTDLTIDEVVLAVVRLAEAQLAEEASE from the coding sequence ATGAGCATCGTCATCGCTATCGACGGCCCCGCGGGGACGGGTAAGTCGACCGTTGCGCGTGCCGTGGCCGCGAAACTTGGGCTCGAGTATTTCGACACGGGCGCGACGTACCGTGTGGCCGCACTGCACTGTTTGCGCGAGGGCATCAACCTCAACAACACCGACGATGTGGCCGCCATGGTGTCCACCATGAACGTCGAGATGCGACTCGACCCGGCCAACCCCGTCGTGGTCCTGGACGACGAGGACGTGTCGCGACTGCTGCACACGGACACGATCTCGCTCATCGTCTCCGATGTGGCCACCAATCTCGCCGCGCGTGCGGTGCTCGGCGACATGCAGCGGCGCGTCATCGCCGCATCGCGCAAGGGGGCCGGCATCGTTGCCGAGGGCCGCGACATCACCTCGGTGATTGCGCCAGAGGCCGAGGTGCGGGTGTTGCTGACCGCCGACGACGAGGTTCGGGTCGCTCGCAGGGCGGGCGATGGCGCAGATCCCGTCACGGTGCGTGAGGCGGTCCTTGGCAGGGACCGCAAGGACGCCACCGTTGTCGAATTTCATACGGCCGCCGATGGCGTGGTCCAGATCGACACCACTGACCTCACCATCGATGAGGTCGTTCTTGCCGTGGTGCGACTTGCCGAGGCGCAACTGGCCGAGGAGGCTTCCGAATGA
- a CDS encoding prephenate dehydrogenase, with the protein MTTTPLTHIVGAGLIGASIGIGLSAEGWRVTISDADPETELLARSIGAGGAPDRNEPDLVIVATPPGVTPDVVSNALNTWPNAVVVDVASVKAPIAEVAARSGQGHRYVGSHPMAGREISGAMAAQGDLFRARPWVICPGIASAKAVAMVRSVADALLCDVVEMDAEAHDRAVARVSHAPQAAASAVAAALGPLVENDIALAGQGLRDVTRIAASHPAMWADIARLNKRSLVETLDHIVAELDAVRKADDIGAAMTALIDRGRREVARIPGKHGGAKREWEAVTVIVPDRPGHLVRLLSDAAAVGVNVEDLSIEHSPRQPVGLTTLWVLPQSASELVEALEKGGWVVAGS; encoded by the coding sequence ATGACCACCACGCCGCTCACCCACATCGTTGGGGCGGGTCTCATCGGCGCATCCATCGGAATCGGACTTAGCGCCGAGGGATGGCGCGTCACGATCTCCGATGCCGACCCCGAGACCGAGCTTCTCGCGCGCAGCATCGGCGCCGGAGGCGCGCCCGATCGCAACGAGCCCGACCTTGTCATCGTCGCGACACCTCCCGGTGTGACCCCTGACGTGGTCTCGAACGCCCTCAACACCTGGCCCAACGCGGTCGTTGTCGATGTGGCGAGCGTCAAGGCTCCCATCGCCGAGGTCGCGGCGCGCTCGGGCCAGGGCCACCGTTACGTGGGTTCTCACCCCATGGCGGGCCGCGAGATTTCGGGCGCGATGGCCGCGCAGGGCGACCTCTTCAGGGCGCGGCCCTGGGTGATCTGTCCCGGGATCGCTTCGGCGAAGGCCGTCGCGATGGTCCGTAGCGTCGCCGATGCACTCCTATGCGACGTGGTGGAGATGGACGCAGAGGCGCACGATAGAGCCGTGGCCAGGGTCTCGCACGCTCCGCAAGCCGCCGCCTCTGCAGTGGCGGCCGCGCTCGGCCCCTTGGTTGAGAACGACATAGCCCTCGCGGGTCAGGGCCTGCGGGACGTCACCCGGATCGCGGCCTCGCACCCGGCCATGTGGGCGGATATTGCCCGCCTCAACAAGCGTTCGTTAGTCGAGACCCTCGATCACATCGTTGCCGAACTCGATGCGGTCCGGAAGGCCGACGACATCGGGGCCGCAATGACGGCCCTCATCGACCGCGGTAGGCGCGAGGTGGCGCGGATTCCCGGCAAGCACGGGGGAGCGAAGCGCGAGTGGGAAGCGGTCACGGTGATCGTTCCCGACCGCCCTGGGCACCTCGTGCGTTTGCTCTCCGATGCCGCAGCCGTTGGCGTCAACGTCGAGGACCTGTCGATCGAACACTCTCCGCGTCAGCCAGTGGGTCTCACGACCCTCTGGGTGCTCCCGCAAAGTGCGAGCGAGCTAGTTGAAGCCCTGGAAAAGGGTGGTTGGGTGGTTGCAGGATCATGA
- the aroH gene encoding chorismate mutase: MAVRAIRGATTLEIDEREHLHARTQELVEAMLQGNELTSRDVISVFFTCTPDIVSDFPAAAARQMGFGSVPLMCAQEMAVPGALPMVVRVMMHTEMERPRDMVAHVYLHEAVSLRRDLAQ; this comes from the coding sequence ATGGCCGTACGTGCGATTAGGGGAGCAACCACGCTCGAGATTGATGAGCGAGAGCATTTGCACGCGCGCACTCAAGAGCTTGTCGAGGCGATGCTTCAAGGGAACGAACTCACCTCTCGCGACGTGATTTCCGTCTTCTTCACGTGTACTCCCGACATCGTCAGCGATTTCCCCGCGGCCGCCGCCCGCCAGATGGGCTTTGGATCGGTGCCTCTCATGTGCGCTCAGGAAATGGCAGTGCCGGGCGCCCTGCCCATGGTCGTTCGAGTGATGATGCACACCGAGATGGAACGCCCCCGCGACATGGTGGCCCACGTCTACCTCCATGAGGCAGTGTCACTCAGGCGGGATCTCGCCCAGTAA
- a CDS encoding pseudouridine synthase, producing MADLSIYRPEGTRLQKVLAQAGVGSRRKCEELIEAGAVTVNGQVVEELGIRINPDECVIEVLGKRVSVDENLITVVLNKPKGVVSTMSDPDGRPALDKYVIGFEERLFHVGRLDADTTGVILLTNDGELANKLAHPTHGVSKVYVAKVQGRVTKALVSQFLQGIELDDGPTRAVECRIIDASDSASLVEVEMHEGRNRIVRRMFDAAGHPVIDLVRTRFGSVTLGTLQPGEMRTLTNAEIGELQKAAGL from the coding sequence ATGGCCGACCTATCGATTTACCGGCCCGAGGGCACGCGCCTGCAAAAGGTGCTCGCCCAGGCTGGCGTGGGCTCACGCCGCAAATGCGAAGAGCTCATCGAGGCGGGCGCAGTAACCGTCAACGGGCAAGTGGTCGAAGAACTCGGCATTCGCATCAATCCAGACGAATGCGTGATCGAGGTCCTTGGCAAGCGGGTCTCCGTTGACGAGAACCTCATCACCGTCGTCCTCAACAAGCCCAAGGGCGTGGTGAGCACGATGTCGGATCCCGACGGTCGCCCGGCGCTGGATAAGTACGTCATCGGCTTCGAGGAGCGGCTCTTCCACGTGGGCCGCCTCGACGCCGATACGACGGGTGTGATCCTGCTGACAAACGACGGCGAGCTGGCCAATAAGTTGGCCCACCCGACGCACGGCGTGTCAAAGGTTTATGTGGCCAAGGTGCAGGGTCGCGTCACGAAGGCCCTGGTCAGCCAGTTCCTCCAAGGAATCGAGCTGGACGATGGCCCCACGCGCGCCGTGGAATGCCGCATCATCGACGCCTCGGACTCCGCGTCGCTGGTTGAGGTGGAGATGCACGAGGGACGCAACCGCATCGTCAGGCGCATGTTTGACGCGGCAGGCCACCCCGTAATCGACCTCGTGAGGACGCGTTTCGGTTCCGTCACTCTGGGTACCCTGCAGCCCGGCGAGATGCGCACACTTACGAATGCCGAGATCGGCGAGCTTCAAAAGGCCGCCGGACTCTAG
- the scpB gene encoding SMC-Scp complex subunit ScpB, giving the protein MRHLHAGIEAIMMVVDEPVASVDLATALDVPEPEVVAALRALRDDYANPDSPRGFELREVGGGWRIYSSPLFADVVGTFIIEGHSARLSQAALETLAVVAYRQPVTRGQVSQIRGVNVDSVMKTLLARGLVTEVGEASGAVLYGTTTEFLERIGLESLDGLPPLAPYLPDLADVDEAN; this is encoded by the coding sequence ATGCGGCACCTTCACGCGGGAATCGAGGCCATCATGATGGTGGTCGACGAGCCGGTGGCCTCCGTCGACCTGGCGACCGCACTCGACGTGCCCGAGCCGGAGGTCGTCGCGGCCTTGAGGGCCTTGCGGGACGACTATGCCAACCCCGACTCTCCGCGCGGCTTCGAATTGCGTGAGGTGGGTGGCGGCTGGCGAATCTATTCCTCGCCGCTGTTCGCCGATGTCGTGGGTACCTTCATCATCGAGGGACACTCGGCACGGCTGTCTCAAGCGGCCCTGGAGACACTCGCGGTGGTCGCATACCGCCAACCCGTCACACGTGGACAGGTTTCGCAGATCCGCGGCGTTAACGTTGACTCAGTGATGAAGACGTTGTTGGCCAGGGGATTGGTGACCGAGGTGGGGGAGGCCTCTGGTGCGGTGCTTTATGGAACGACGACGGAGTTCTTGGAGCGGATTGGCCTTGAATCGCTCGATGGACTACCTCCATTGGCTCCCTACCTTCCCGACTTAGCAGATGTGGACGAGGCGAACTGA